The following nucleotide sequence is from Nocardioides daedukensis.
TCGGCGGGATCGGCGGGGGAGACCGGCGTGCTGGTGTCGCCGAGATAGGCGCGCTGCACCGCGCTCGACTGCGCCACCTCGGTCGCCGTGCCGGACATGACCACGCGGCCGCGCTCGATGACATAGGCGCGATCGGCGAGCTCCAGCGCCCGGTCGACCATCTGCTCGACGAGCAGGATGCCCACCGGCAGGTTCTCCCTGATCTTGGCGATCGTCTCGAAGAGCTGGGTGGTCAGCGCCGGGCTCAGCCCGAGCGAGGGCTCGTCGAGCAGCAGGTAGCGGGGTCGACCTGCCAGGGCACGGGCCAGGGCGACCTGCTGCTGCTCGCCGCCGGAGAGCAACCCGGCCCGCTGGTTCTCACGCTCGGCGATGATCGGGAAGATCTCGCCCAGGACCTCCATCGGGTCCGGGTCGGAGCGCCTTCGCCCGAGCGCGGAACGACCGAGGTCGATGTTCTCGCGCACCGTGAGTCCCGCGAAGAGCTTGCGGCCCTCCGGGACCATGATCAGGCCCTGCTTCGCCCTCGAGTGCGCCGAGGCGGAGCCGATGGACGCGTCGTCGAGGGTGATCCGTCCGGCGCGGAGCGGGAGCAGTCCCGACAGGGTCCGCACCAGCGTGCTCTTCCCGGCCCCGTTGGCGCCGACGACGGCGACGACCTCCTCCTGGGCGAGACGCATGCTGACCTTGTGGAGCACGCTCACCGGGCCGTAGCCGCTCGCGATCTCGTGTGCCTCAAGCATTGCTGCTCCCCTTCGAGTCGATGGTGACGTGGCCCTCGCCGAGATAGGCGGTGAGCACGCGCTCGTCCTGTTGCAGCCCTGCTGCGTCACCGTGATAGATCCGAGCGCCTCGTTCCATGCAGGTCACCTCGTCCGCGACCCGGATGACCAGGCTCATGTCGTGCTCCACCAGGAGGATGGCCACGCCAGTGGCCGCGATCGCCTCGAGCGTCGTACCGAGCTGATAGGTCTCCGAGGGATTCAGGCCTGCTGCCGGCTCGTCCAGGATCAGGATCTTGGGGTCGCTGGCGAGGGCTCGGGCCAGCTCCACGGAGCGTTGGAGTCCGTAGGGGAGCTCTCCGGCCGGAGTGTTGGCGTGCTCCTCGATGCCCAGTCGACGAAGGAGCTCCATGGCGCGGTCCCTGCCCTCGGCCTCCTTGCGGCGGATGCCGGGGAGCCTGAGGAGGGTGGCCAGGAACGACTCGCCGAGCTTGGCGTCGAGCCCGGCCATCACGTTGACCAGTGCACTCTCGCCCTGGAAGAGCTGTGGTGTCTGGAACGTACGTGCCACGCCGACCTGATAGATCGCGTGCGGAGCCAGTCCCGTCGCGTCGGCGTCCAGGATCGTGCAGCTGGCGCCGGCCTGCAGCGGATAGACCCCGGTGGTCAGGTTGACCAGCGTGGTCTTGCCAGCGCCGTTCGGTCCGACCAGGGCGTGGATGGTGCCCTCGCGAAGGCTCAGCTGCATGTCGTCGACTGCCTTGAGGCCGGCGAAGCTGTGGGTCACGTCCTGCAGTCGCATCACTTCCGCGCGGGTGGCCAGGTCGACGTGGACCTGCTCCTGACGCACGGCCGACTTCACGATCGACTCGTCGACCTCGAACGCCGAGGCCTCGTCGAGCTCCGCGGAGGAGTTCTCGCGGCGTGCCCGCAGCCGGTGCGACAGCTGCTGGGCCCCGCCCACGATCCCCGACGGGAGGAAGACCAGGGTCAGGATGAGCAGCAGTCCGGTCAGTCCCTCGTCGGAGAGGAACCAGGTGTCGCTCAGGTTCTGCTGCTGGAACTCCACCAGGCTCGCCATGGCGTGGGAGTGCTCGAGCGTCATCAGCACGAGCACGCCGACGACCGGGCCGTAGAGGCGTCCCGCACCGCCAAGGATCACCATGATGATCAGGCTCAGGCTGAGCGTGAAGGTGAAGGACTCGGGCTGCAGGTGGGCCTGCAGCTGGGTCTGCATGGTGCCGGCCACGCCACCGAAGGCCGCGGCGACGGTGAAGACGGCCGTCTTGCGACGGCGCGGGTTGATGCCGATGTGCGAGGCGACGATCTCGTTGGTGGAGAGCGCGCGCAGGCTCCGGCCCCACGCCGACTGGGCGAGGTTGCGGTAGGCCAGGAACGACAGCACCGCGATGATGCCGACCAGCACCATCGCCAGCGGTGCGGTGCCGGCGAACAGTGGGGGCTCAAGGACGAAACCGCCCACCTCGATCGGTTCGAGCAACGAGGTCTCGTGGTTGGAGACGTTGGGGTAGCCCGCCAGGCGACCGAACGTCTCGAGCTCGACGAAGAGCCTGTGCAGCATCACGGCGAAGGCGAGCGTGATCATCGCGACCTGGGGCCCGGACAGACGGGCGGCGGCGAGGGACAGAACCGCGCCCGCGCCGGCCGAGACGACCACGGCACTGAGCATCGCCAGGGGCCAGGGGAGCCCGACGCCCAGCAGCATCCATGCGCTGACGTAGGCGCCGATGGCGACGAAGGCGCCTTGGCCCAGCGAGACCAGTCCGGAATATCCGGCCAACAGGTTGAGGCCGCAGGCGGCGACCAGGGCGACCGCGATCGACCCCATCGACTGGCTGCGGGAGATGGTCAGTGGATCCCCGCCCAGGCCGGGGACGATCGCGATGGCGGCGACGGCCACGACGACGATCAGGACGAACAGGTCCTTGCGGAACAGGTCCCTGCGAATGGTGGCGACTGCCTCGGACATCAGACCTTCTCCATGACGACACGGCCCATCAGGCCTTGGGGACGGACAGCGAGAACCACGACGGTGACGACGAG
It contains:
- a CDS encoding ABC transporter ATP-binding protein, yielding MLEAHEIASGYGPVSVLHKVSMRLAQEEVVAVVGANGAGKSTLVRTLSGLLPLRAGRITLDDASIGSASAHSRAKQGLIMVPEGRKLFAGLTVRENIDLGRSALGRRRSDPDPMEVLGEIFPIIAERENQRAGLLSGGEQQQVALARALAGRPRYLLLDEPSLGLSPALTTQLFETIAKIRENLPVGILLVEQMVDRALELADRAYVIERGRVVMSGTATEVAQSSAVQRAYLGDTSTPVSPADPADPATP
- a CDS encoding ABC transporter permease subunit, with translation MSEAVATIRRDLFRKDLFVLIVVVAVAAIAIVPGLGGDPLTISRSQSMGSIAVALVAACGLNLLAGYSGLVSLGQGAFVAIGAYVSAWMLLGVGLPWPLAMLSAVVVSAGAGAVLSLAAARLSGPQVAMITLAFAVMLHRLFVELETFGRLAGYPNVSNHETSLLEPIEVGGFVLEPPLFAGTAPLAMVLVGIIAVLSFLAYRNLAQSAWGRSLRALSTNEIVASHIGINPRRRKTAVFTVAAAFGGVAGTMQTQLQAHLQPESFTFTLSLSLIIMVILGGAGRLYGPVVGVLVLMTLEHSHAMASLVEFQQQNLSDTWFLSDEGLTGLLLILTLVFLPSGIVGGAQQLSHRLRARRENSSAELDEASAFEVDESIVKSAVRQEQVHVDLATRAEVMRLQDVTHSFAGLKAVDDMQLSLREGTIHALVGPNGAGKTTLVNLTTGVYPLQAGASCTILDADATGLAPHAIYQVGVARTFQTPQLFQGESALVNVMAGLDAKLGESFLATLLRLPGIRRKEAEGRDRAMELLRRLGIEEHANTPAGELPYGLQRSVELARALASDPKILILDEPAAGLNPSETYQLGTTLEAIAATGVAILLVEHDMSLVIRVADEVTCMERGARIYHGDAAGLQQDERVLTAYLGEGHVTIDSKGSSNA